In the genome of Xylanibacillus composti, one region contains:
- a CDS encoding lysine N(6)-hydroxylase/L-ornithine N(5)-oxygenase family protein: MQRKKTVGIGLGPSNLALAIALVEKVEPNDCMDWVFLEKNENICWHPDMLLEGSRLQISFLKDLVTLRNPTSPFTFLNYLKCKGRLNEFINLGRFCTERVEFTDYLTWIHSQLPDELSVLNSTVKEVTPVFEDDSSIRELDVVYLDNAREVEVRIRTNTVIVAIGGNPSIPNVFKSHIGDRVFHSSQFLSRLNSHKNRKSKQRIGVVGSGQSAVEIIKHLYETIPDCEIHSIFRKSAFKPADNSPFVNEVFFPEETDFMFNLQEDKKRMEVLKEYWQTNYSAVELDLLESVYNKIYIDRVKGIRQINIHNFSNIEALAEDRDGQYLLTLKHVLTETLSELKLDMIILATGYDRQTLPEFLEPVLPYMQFERSRISINRDYSVNMEECFKPRIYIQGMSQSTHGISDTLLSVLPIRAQEILESVMMHQHVNNDEKVVV, from the coding sequence ATGCAGCGAAAAAAAACGGTGGGTATTGGCCTAGGTCCATCAAATTTGGCATTAGCGATAGCATTGGTAGAGAAAGTAGAACCAAACGACTGCATGGATTGGGTGTTCCTTGAAAAAAACGAGAATATATGTTGGCATCCAGATATGCTGCTCGAAGGTTCACGATTGCAGATTTCATTTTTGAAGGATTTGGTGACTCTAAGGAATCCGACGAGTCCGTTTACTTTTCTCAATTATTTGAAATGCAAAGGGCGCCTAAATGAATTCATCAATCTTGGTAGGTTTTGTACAGAAAGAGTCGAGTTTACCGATTATTTAACATGGATTCATTCGCAACTGCCCGATGAGTTAAGCGTACTTAACTCAACAGTAAAAGAAGTAACCCCGGTTTTTGAGGATGACAGCAGTATACGTGAACTGGATGTAGTCTATCTGGATAATGCGAGAGAAGTGGAAGTCCGAATCCGAACAAATACGGTGATTGTTGCCATCGGGGGCAATCCCTCCATTCCTAACGTGTTTAAATCTCATATTGGAGATCGGGTATTCCATTCGAGCCAATTTTTATCTCGTTTAAACAGTCACAAGAATCGGAAAAGTAAACAGAGAATCGGTGTTGTAGGATCGGGTCAAAGTGCCGTCGAAATTATTAAACATTTGTACGAAACGATACCCGATTGCGAAATTCATTCGATTTTTAGAAAATCGGCATTCAAACCGGCTGACAACAGTCCATTTGTTAACGAAGTGTTCTTCCCGGAAGAGACGGACTTTATGTTTAATTTGCAAGAAGACAAGAAGCGTATGGAAGTCTTGAAAGAATATTGGCAGACTAACTATTCTGCAGTTGAGTTGGATTTGTTGGAGAGTGTATACAACAAGATCTATATAGATCGGGTTAAAGGAATTAGACAAATAAATATTCATAATTTTTCGAATATTGAAGCGTTGGCCGAAGATAGAGATGGACAGTATTTGCTTACACTCAAACATGTACTGACTGAAACGCTCTCCGAATTGAAGTTAGATATGATTATTTTGGCGACGGGTTATGACAGGCAAACCCTGCCGGAATTTCTGGAGCCTGTTCTGCCATACATGCAATTTGAAAGAAGCAGAATCTCCATTAATCGTGATTATTCCGTAAATATGGAGGAATGCTTTAAGCCGCGAATTTACATTCAAGGTATGTCACAATCAACCCATGGGATTTCGGATACATTATTAAGCGTTCTGCCCATCAGGGCTCAAGAAATTTTGGAGTCCGTTATGATGCACCAACATGTAAATAATGATGAAAAGGTTGTGGTTTAA
- a CDS encoding cupin domain-containing protein produces MRRVYQVDSGPIHSPFGSAWGFIEAGGASTPHTHTEEETFYIVEGQGLMIIESEEREVQKGDVIYIPADHNHVLRNIGNDTLTFITVWWEASTVRKGR; encoded by the coding sequence ATGAGGAGAGTCTATCAGGTTGATTCCGGTCCTATTCATTCTCCTTTTGGCTCTGCATGGGGGTTTATCGAAGCAGGGGGTGCCTCCACTCCCCATACCCATACAGAAGAAGAAACCTTCTATATTGTTGAGGGACAAGGATTAATGATCATTGAGTCGGAAGAAAGAGAAGTGCAAAAAGGAGACGTTATCTATATTCCGGCAGATCATAATCACGTCCTTCGGAATATTGGTAACGATACACTTACTTTTATTACGGTTTGGTGGGAAGCAAGCACAGTCAGAAAGGGACGATAG
- a CDS encoding class I tRNA ligase family protein — MAIQRILVTATPPTTNGDLHLGHLSGPYLGADVFTRAQRMMGNEVLFISSTDDNQSYLMTKAMQENRPPLDVIRDYSVKIKKSLQLAQIEMDSFTSPLTDAHISRVQKLFLELFHKGKLQVAEIATCYCETCARFLFEAYVKGECPTCGQSSGGQCCEECGHPNDPLQMKNARCTICQSEPIVKNAEAILFPIEPYRNELETYYKENSYKWRPHLSKFFRELLDYPVLPAFQVTNHSNWGIPVPLEGFEGQVINVWFEMLPGHMETTSVWAGRREEEVDAWWGKESSASLVQFFGFDNSIYYTVYHTAILIAHGNYQLADAFINNEFYLLDHLKFSTSRKHAIWGSEFFNEKNSDWLRLHLCLTAPELSQTNFSVNEFNQTLTSDAIHHWKTITKVGISMIFQEAMLEPMPSSAIKQWLDAYEGLFLKHYSKDHFSLRGAAESLIGFLKEGADYIQNSSASDAYAILRGLCIFSLPLTPDIGSKLLSIVYSKDGAASWDLYPQESLCSKDYNLVAALNSSFPEF, encoded by the coding sequence GTGGCAATTCAAAGAATACTGGTTACAGCGACTCCTCCTACTACGAATGGAGATCTGCATTTGGGTCACCTATCGGGGCCTTATCTGGGGGCGGACGTTTTTACAAGAGCGCAACGAATGATGGGAAATGAGGTTTTGTTTATTAGTAGCACGGATGATAACCAGAGCTACTTGATGACTAAGGCTATGCAGGAAAATCGCCCCCCTCTGGATGTAATTCGTGATTACTCGGTGAAAATTAAAAAATCACTTCAACTTGCACAAATTGAAATGGACAGCTTTACAAGCCCCTTAACGGATGCGCATATCTCCAGAGTGCAGAAGCTGTTCTTGGAACTATTCCACAAAGGCAAACTGCAAGTTGCAGAGATTGCAACATGTTATTGTGAGACATGTGCCCGATTTTTGTTCGAGGCCTACGTCAAAGGGGAATGTCCCACATGCGGCCAAAGCTCAGGAGGGCAATGTTGTGAGGAATGTGGCCATCCTAACGATCCTCTGCAAATGAAAAATGCCAGATGTACCATTTGCCAATCTGAACCGATAGTGAAAAATGCGGAAGCTATTCTATTTCCGATTGAACCGTACCGTAACGAACTGGAAACTTACTATAAAGAAAACTCATATAAATGGCGTCCGCATTTGTCCAAGTTTTTCCGTGAGTTGCTTGACTATCCCGTATTGCCTGCATTTCAAGTTACGAACCATTCCAATTGGGGGATTCCCGTTCCTCTCGAGGGTTTTGAAGGGCAAGTAATTAATGTTTGGTTCGAGATGCTGCCAGGACATATGGAAACAACCTCCGTATGGGCTGGGCGCCGCGAAGAGGAAGTTGACGCATGGTGGGGGAAGGAAAGCTCCGCCAGCCTGGTACAGTTCTTTGGCTTCGATAACAGCATTTATTATACCGTTTATCATACAGCCATATTAATTGCACACGGCAATTATCAGCTTGCAGATGCCTTCATCAACAATGAATTTTATTTATTGGATCATCTCAAATTTTCTACCAGCCGTAAACATGCGATATGGGGAAGTGAATTTTTTAATGAGAAAAACAGTGACTGGCTTCGATTACACTTGTGTTTGACAGCCCCGGAACTGTCACAGACCAATTTTTCTGTGAATGAATTCAATCAAACATTGACAAGTGATGCCATTCATCACTGGAAAACGATAACAAAAGTCGGTATTTCGATGATCTTTCAAGAAGCAATGCTTGAACCTATGCCTTCATCGGCCATAAAACAATGGCTGGATGCTTATGAGGGCTTATTCCTGAAGCACTACAGCAAGGACCATTTCTCTCTTAGGGGAGCTGCTGAAAGCTTGATTGGTTTCTTGAAAGAAGGAGCAGATTATATTCAAAACAGCTCTGCGTCTGATGCTTATGCCATCCTTAGAGGTCTCTGCATATTTTCATTGCCGTTAACGCCTGACATAGGCAGCAAGCTATTGTCCATTGTATATAGCAAAGATGGAGCAGCCAGTTGGGATTTGTATCCGCAAGAGTCTCTATGTTCCAAGGATTACAACCTTGTTGCAGCACTGAACAGCTCATTCCCTGAATTTTGA